A portion of the Actomonas aquatica genome contains these proteins:
- a CDS encoding glutathione S-transferase family protein, with the protein MPKRSQFPDEQSDDGNFNRQEDAFRDWVRADGSSAYPAIAGRYHLYVCYACPWAHRIIIARELKGLQDAIGMTAVDPWRDDRGWAFRDGDGFSADPINDFQFLSEAYHATDAAYRGRFTVPVLWDKETKRIVTNSDDDLLRMFNSEFNAVARHPELDLCPVDYLDEIDRLNAIIYDKVNNGVYRAGFASEQAAYEKAVAPLFATLDALDDHLSRQRYLIGGRLTETDIRLFVTLVRFDAVYHGHFKCNLRRIVDYPALGAYLRDLYQHPGIADTVRIDHIKTHYYATHTEINPTAIVPVGPDLDFTTPANREHLA; encoded by the coding sequence ATGCCCAAACGCAGCCAATTTCCCGACGAACAATCCGACGACGGTAACTTCAACCGCCAGGAGGATGCCTTCCGTGATTGGGTGCGCGCCGATGGCTCCAGCGCCTATCCCGCCATCGCCGGCCGCTACCACCTCTACGTCTGTTACGCCTGCCCGTGGGCGCATCGCATCATCATCGCCCGCGAGCTCAAAGGCCTGCAGGACGCCATCGGCATGACCGCCGTCGATCCGTGGCGCGACGACCGCGGCTGGGCCTTCCGTGACGGCGACGGTTTCTCCGCCGACCCGATCAACGATTTCCAATTTCTGAGCGAGGCCTACCACGCGACCGACGCCGCTTACCGCGGCCGCTTCACCGTGCCGGTGTTGTGGGACAAAGAAACGAAACGCATCGTCACCAACTCCGACGACGATCTGCTGCGCATGTTCAACTCCGAGTTCAACGCCGTCGCGCGTCACCCCGAACTCGACCTCTGCCCCGTCGACTACCTCGACGAAATCGACCGCCTCAACGCCATCATTTACGACAAGGTCAACAACGGTGTCTACCGCGCCGGTTTCGCTTCCGAACAGGCCGCCTACGAAAAAGCCGTCGCCCCGCTCTTCGCCACCCTCGACGCGCTCGATGACCACCTCTCGCGGCAACGTTATTTGATCGGCGGTCGTCTCACCGAGACCGACATCCGCCTCTTCGTCACCCTCGTGCGTTTCGACGCCGTCTACCACGGCCACTTCAAGTGCAACCTGCGGCGCATCGTCGACTACCCGGCGCTCGGTGCCTACTTGCGCGACCTCTACCAGCACCCCGGCATCGCCGACACCGTGCGCATCGACCACATCAAAACGCACTACTACGCGACCCACACCGAGATCAATCCCACCGCCATCGTGCCGGTTGGCCCCGACCTCGATTTCACCACCCCAGCCAACCGCGAACACCTCGCCTAA